The Streptomonospora litoralis genome window below encodes:
- a CDS encoding TetR/AcrR family transcriptional regulator has protein sequence MGRWQPGARERLEQAALDLFLEQGFAETTVPQITARAGLTTRTFFRHFADKREVLFAGDELVPEQVARFMAEAPPSLGPMELITEGLAPTAAEMFEGRSLDYLLRRRSAIDAEPALHERELRKFSLLSESLEQGFRDRGVDGLTARLAAEIAVTTFRIAVHRWLEQHGDPDLPATVNQTLSAMRHLTSTPSP, from the coding sequence ATGGGGCGATGGCAGCCGGGCGCGCGGGAACGACTGGAGCAGGCTGCGCTCGATCTCTTCCTTGAGCAGGGCTTCGCCGAGACCACGGTGCCGCAGATCACGGCACGGGCGGGGCTCACGACCCGTACGTTCTTCCGGCACTTCGCCGACAAGCGTGAGGTGCTGTTCGCCGGCGACGAGCTGGTCCCCGAGCAGGTGGCCCGCTTCATGGCCGAGGCCCCACCCTCACTCGGCCCGATGGAGCTGATCACCGAGGGCCTGGCCCCCACCGCGGCCGAGATGTTCGAGGGCCGCAGCCTCGACTACCTGCTACGCCGACGATCCGCGATCGACGCCGAACCGGCCCTGCATGAGCGCGAGCTGCGCAAGTTCTCGCTGCTGTCGGAAAGCTTGGAGCAGGGCTTCCGCGACCGCGGCGTCGACGGCCTGACCGCCCGGTTGGCGGCCGAGATCGCCGTGACCACGTTCCGGATAGCGGTGCACCGCTGGCTCGAGCAGCACGGCGACCCCGACCTTCCGGCCACCGTCAACCAGACCCTGTCGGCGATGAGACACCTCACGAGTACGCCGTCGCCTTAA
- the cysS gene encoding cysteine--tRNA ligase, whose translation MSLRFYDTSARQVRDFTPLREGRASLYLCGATVQAPPHIGHIRSGVNFDILRRWLEYRGYRVTLCRNVTDIDDKIIDVATGEGVEWWEVAERNQRAFTSAYDILGCLPPTVEPRATGHVPEMIELMRRLIDRGHAYVSEDGSGDVYFDVRSFPGYGALSNQRIEQMRGAGDTEDDRRKHDPRDFALWKGARPGEPSWETPWGRGRPGWHLECSAMSTKYLGSSFDIHGGGLDLVFPHHENEVAQSKAAGDGFAQYWLHNGLLAVGGEKMSKSLGNSLLIPIMVRKVRPVELRYYLAQAHYRSIIDYSDESLHEAAAAYQRIEGFLVRACEVVGDVEPAAEVPDPFAAALDDDLGVSQALAVVHGQVREGNTAITEGAKERVAEAAGRVRAMTAVLGLDPLSDTWAASEGSGLRDVVDALVAVALDQRQAARGRKDYAAADAIRDRLLAAGVVVEDTPRGPRWELRRD comes from the coding sequence GTGAGTCTGCGCTTCTATGACACCAGTGCCCGCCAGGTCCGCGACTTCACACCCCTGCGCGAGGGGCGTGCATCGCTGTACCTGTGTGGCGCCACGGTGCAGGCGCCGCCCCACATCGGCCACATCCGGTCGGGCGTGAACTTCGACATCCTGCGCCGATGGCTGGAGTACCGCGGCTACCGCGTCACGCTCTGCCGCAACGTCACCGACATCGACGACAAGATCATCGACGTCGCCACCGGGGAGGGCGTCGAGTGGTGGGAGGTCGCCGAGCGCAACCAGCGCGCCTTCACCTCCGCTTACGACATCCTCGGCTGCCTGCCGCCCACGGTCGAGCCGCGTGCCACGGGCCACGTGCCCGAGATGATCGAGCTGATGCGCCGGCTGATCGACCGCGGCCACGCCTACGTCTCCGAGGACGGTTCCGGCGACGTCTACTTCGACGTGCGCTCCTTCCCCGGCTACGGCGCGCTGTCCAACCAGCGCATCGAGCAGATGCGCGGCGCCGGCGACACCGAGGACGACCGCCGCAAGCACGACCCCCGCGACTTCGCCCTGTGGAAGGGCGCCCGGCCGGGCGAGCCGAGTTGGGAGACCCCGTGGGGGCGCGGCCGCCCCGGCTGGCATCTGGAGTGCTCGGCCATGTCGACCAAGTACCTGGGCAGCTCCTTCGATATCCACGGCGGCGGGCTCGACCTCGTGTTCCCCCACCACGAGAACGAGGTCGCCCAGTCCAAGGCCGCCGGCGACGGTTTCGCCCAGTACTGGCTGCACAACGGGCTGCTGGCCGTCGGCGGCGAGAAGATGAGCAAGTCGCTGGGCAATTCGCTGCTGATCCCGATCATGGTGCGCAAGGTGCGGCCGGTCGAGCTGCGCTACTACCTCGCCCAGGCGCACTACCGCTCGATCATCGACTACTCCGACGAATCGCTCCACGAGGCCGCCGCCGCCTACCAGCGCATCGAGGGGTTCCTGGTCCGCGCTTGCGAGGTCGTCGGCGACGTCGAACCCGCGGCCGAGGTCCCCGATCCGTTCGCGGCGGCCCTCGACGACGACCTCGGCGTCTCGCAGGCGCTGGCGGTCGTGCACGGGCAGGTGCGCGAAGGCAACACCGCCATCACCGAGGGCGCAAAGGAGCGGGTCGCCGAAGCCGCCGGGCGGGTGCGCGCGATGACGGCCGTCCTCGGCCTCGACCCGCTGTCCGACACCTGGGCAGCAAGCGAGGGCTCCGGTCTGCGCGACGTGGTCGACGCCCTGGTGGCTGTCGCCCTCGACCAGCGCCAGGCCGCCCGCGGACGCAAGGACTACGCGGCCGCCGACGCCATCCGCGACCGGTTGCTCGCCGCCGGCGTCGTCGTCGAGGACACCCCGCGCGGGCCTCGCTGGGAACTGCGGCGCGACTGA
- the rlmB gene encoding 23S rRNA (guanosine(2251)-2'-O)-methyltransferase RlmB: MPAKKSKKGPTKGSGGKGKRSLEGKKGTPAAEDRHWYADKQRRDAKKKPAKPAASAPPRAAGGDGRAKGAQPGTGTAPSGGGSDLLVGRNPVVEALRAGMPATRFFLVNSLDQDERVTEAARLAGEAGLEIREVSRSELDRRCDSQGQPGAAHQGVALQTRQYRYWDPEDMLEAASATAQETGVPPLIVALDGVTDPHNLGAVARSAAAFGAHGLLIPERRAAGVGIAAWKTSAGTLARLPVAQATNLTRTLKSYKQSGVFVAGLDGSGETELDALNVATDPLVVVTGSEGKGLSRLVRETCDEVARIPISGAESLNASVAAGVALYEVTRRRATSGH, translated from the coding sequence ATGCCGGCGAAGAAGAGCAAGAAGGGCCCGACCAAGGGCAGCGGCGGCAAGGGGAAGCGCTCCCTGGAGGGCAAGAAGGGCACACCGGCGGCGGAGGACCGCCACTGGTACGCGGACAAGCAGCGCCGGGACGCCAAGAAGAAGCCGGCGAAGCCCGCCGCGTCCGCCCCGCCGCGCGCCGCCGGCGGCGACGGCCGCGCCAAGGGAGCCCAGCCGGGTACCGGCACTGCGCCCTCCGGCGGCGGATCGGACCTCCTCGTCGGCCGCAACCCGGTCGTCGAGGCGCTGCGCGCGGGCATGCCGGCCACCCGGTTTTTCCTGGTCAACAGCCTGGACCAGGACGAACGCGTCACCGAGGCCGCCCGCCTGGCGGGCGAGGCCGGCCTGGAGATCCGCGAGGTCTCGCGTTCGGAGCTGGACCGCCGCTGCGACAGCCAGGGCCAGCCGGGCGCAGCCCACCAGGGCGTCGCGCTGCAGACGCGGCAGTACCGCTACTGGGACCCCGAGGACATGCTGGAGGCGGCCAGTGCCACCGCCCAGGAGACCGGCGTGCCGCCGCTCATCGTGGCGCTGGACGGGGTCACCGACCCGCACAACCTCGGTGCCGTCGCCCGCTCGGCAGCGGCCTTCGGCGCCCACGGCCTACTGATCCCCGAGCGCCGCGCAGCCGGAGTCGGCATCGCCGCCTGGAAGACCTCGGCCGGCACCCTGGCCCGCCTTCCCGTCGCCCAGGCCACCAACCTCACGCGCACCCTGAAGTCCTACAAACAGTCCGGCGTTTTCGTCGCGGGCCTCGACGGCTCGGGCGAAACCGAACTCGACGCCCTCAACGTGGCGACCGACCCCCTGGTGGTCGTCACCGGCTCCGAGGGCAAGGGCCTCTCCCGCCTGGTCCGCGAGACCTGCGACGAGGTCGCCCGCATCCCGATCAGCGGCGCCGAGTCCCTCAACGCTTCGGTAGCGGCCGGCGTAGCCCTCTACGAGGTAACCCGCCGCCGCGCGACGTCGGGGCACTGA